Part of the Brevibacillus brevis genome is shown below.
TCCGCCTTGACGACGAGTGCCCCAAAGTCTTTGGTCATTTGCGCCAATGGCGTGACGTCGCGGTATCCGTACGGGGTATTTCCTTCCTTCTTGTCGTTGTTGATCAGGATGGGCGGCGAGCTGACGAACAGCCGGTACGGATTGCCCTTGTCCTTGTTGACATACTCTGCCATGAATACAGTTCCGCCGCCGCCCGGCTTGTTTTCCACCGTAATCGATTGCGTAACCAGCTTGCTTTCGTTGAGTACCTTTGCCAAGGAGCGTGCGGTCTTGTCCCAGCCTCCGCCCGCACCCGACGGGGCGACGATGACGAGCGGCTTCTCGGGGTAGTTCGATGCGGCCGGCGTCCCCGAACCGCCTCCTGTCCCAGAACCAGCTCCTCCTGCCGCTCCTTGTCCGCTAGCGCCTCCCGACCCTGCGCTTCCGCCACCGCCGCCGCCACAGGCTGCGAGCGCAACCGTCAGCAATGTGGACAACGCAAGTAGCGCCATTCTCTTTTTCATTTTGCATCCCCCTTTGGTATCCCTTCATGTAAGCGCATTCACCGCTTGCGATAAACGTACCATGGGGATACAGAGGTGGATAGTTTTCGTGCATAAGGTCTATTTTGAATTTTGCGAACGTTTTGTTCATATTGTTCACAGCGACAATCAGTTCAGGAAGCGGTATTTCCTCTCCGGCCGCCCGACAGTACCGTAGAGCAATTCCGCGCGCGCTTTTTTCTCGCGGACGAGGTACTCCAGATAGCGTCGTGCCGTCGTTCTGCTCGTCCCGATTTCCTTTCCGATTTCTTCCGCGGAAACGCCCTTTTCTCCAGTTCGCTGGATCGCCTCGAGCACTTTTTCCAGCGTCAAGTGATCGATCCCTTTGGGCATGGCTGTTTCCCGTTCTCGAAGCTTGCTGTGCGCGAGGCTGCGGGTCATGATCTTGTCGATGACGTCCTGATCGACCTCCCCCGCCTCCTTTGTCCTCCACAGGTGCTCGCGGTAAGCGTCCAGGCGTTCGCGGAACCTCTCGAATACGAGCGGCTTGACGATGTAGTCGAACACTCCGCCTCGCAATGCTTCCTGCACCATCTCCATCTCTTTCGCCGCCGTGATCATGATAATGTCCACGTTCCGGTAGTGCTGCCGAATGTACCAGACGAGCTCGGTGCCGAGCATGTCCGGCAAGTACACATCGAGCAGGACCAGATCGGGGTGCGTCAAAGAGAGCAGCTCCTTTGCCTCCGCTCCATTGGTCGCTGTCGCGATGACCTCGAATCCCTCGATTTTGCTGACAAATCTCCTGTTGATATCGATGATTCGCAAATCGTCCTCCACGATAAGCACTTCAACCTTCTGCATATTGACCACTCCGTTCTTTTGGCAGCGAAACCGTAAATAATGCCCCTCCCCATTCGCTTTCGCCCACCAGGATGTACCCGTTGAGCTCTTGGATGATCCCTTGAACCTTGGCCAGACCGATGCCCCTGTGCTCGCCGGGCTTGGTCGAAAAACCATGCTGGAAGATTCGCTCCCGAAGTTCCTCCGGTACGCCGGGACCTGAATCTTCGACCTCGAAC
Proteins encoded:
- a CDS encoding response regulator, with product MQKVEVLIVEDDLRIIDINRRFVSKIEGFEVIATATNGAEAKELLSLTHPDLVLLDVYLPDMLGTELVWYIRQHYRNVDIIMITAAKEMEMVQEALRGGVFDYIVKPLVFERFRERLDAYREHLWRTKEAGEVDQDVIDKIMTRSLAHSKLRERETAMPKGIDHLTLEKVLEAIQRTGEKGVSAEEIGKEIGTSRTTARRYLEYLVREKKARAELLYGTVGRPERKYRFLN